The segment GGCGCGCCCAAGGTCGGCAAGAGTGACTTCCTGTTGTCCTGGCTGGCGCACATGGCTGCTGGCGCTGCGTTTCTGGGCATGCAGCCACCCAGACCACTGCGTGTGTTTTACCTACAGGCTGAGGTCCAGTACCACTACCTGCGTGAGCGCGTGAAGGATGTGCGCCTGCCGTCCCATCGGCTGCTGGACGCCCGCGCCAACTTCGTGGCCACACCGCAGTTGCGGCTGGTGCTCGATGACGCCGGTCTGGCGCAGGTGATCCCAGCGATCGCGAAGGCTTTTGGCGGCGAGCCTCCCGACGTCATCGCCATCGATCCGATCCGCAATGTGTTCGACGGCGGTGATGCCGGTGGCGAGAACGACAACGGCGCCATGCTGTTCTTCCTTTCGCAGCGGGTGGAGCGGATACGCCAGGCGGTCAATCCGGACGCAGGGATCATTCTCGCTCACCACACCCGGAAACTGGGCAAGAAGCAGTTTGAGGAGGACCCGTTTCAGGCTCTGGCCGGCGCGGGAAGCCTGCGTGGCTATTACTCCACCGGGATGTTGCTGTTCCGGCCGGATGAGACGCGCACGACCCGTCAGCTGATCTATGAGTTGCGCAATGGTGCCGGCATTCCGCTCAAGCACATCGACAAGGTTCAGGGTGAGTGGCGCGAGGTCGACGCCAACGAGCGGCTGGTGATGAAGGAATACGGCGAGCGGCTGGATGCGGAGCGTCGGCGCAAGCGCGACGCGATCCTGGAGATTCTGTTTCAGGAGGCCGCCAACGGGCGCTGCTACACCGCCAATCAGTTTGCCGAAGGCTTTGAAGGCAAAGCCGGGCTGGGTGGCGAGCGCACCATCCGGGAGCGGCTATCGGCCCTGGCGACCCAGGGCTACATCAAGTATTTCCGCAATGCGGCTGACTACGGTTTGCCGTCCTGCGGGCGCACCAAGTTCGGCTACCTGTGTGTGGAAGGCATGGCGTTGCAGATGGCCATCGGACCGCCTGATCCGGACACCGGGGAGGTCGTGATGCAGACACATCTCGTCCTGCCCACCCACTACAAATGCCCGCAATCGGGGGCCGCCATGCCGGTCGAGAACCCCGAGGTGTGGGTGTACCAAGACGATCTCAACGATACCCAGGAGCCCGCATGAATACGCATCGTCAAGTTGGCAAAATTTCTGCCAACTGCCCCCCAATTTTTGCCAACTGGATTCAGTTGGCAGACCCTTGCCAACTTCATTCCCATGTAAATCAACCACTTGAGCGCAAGTTGGCAAGTTGGCAAGTTGGAAACGCCGCCAACTTGCCAACTGACGCAAACCCGCGTGGTTACTGGGTTTGCGCGGATTTTTCAGTTGGCGAAAACTCCCCCTCCTACTACGTAGGAGAGGGAACAGTGGTTCCCTCTCCCTCACGTAGGGAGATTCCCTTCGATGGTTGTGGCAGGGATCTGAATCGGCGGGTGGTGCTCGCACTTGATCTCGGGACCACCACCGGTTGGGCATTGCTGACCCGGGAAGGTGACATTGCACACGGGTTTGCGAGTTTCCGACCCCAGCGCTTCGAGGGTGGTGGCATGCGGTTTCTGCGCTTCAAGCGCTGGTTGGGGGAACTCAAGACGATCGCCCAGGACATCCATGCGGTGTACTTCGAAGAGGTACGCCGTCATGCCGGGGTGGATGCCGCCCATGTCTACGGAGGCCTGATGGCCACGCTCACTACCTGGTGTGAGCACCAGAACATCGCCTATCTCGGCGTGCCCGTCGGCACGATCAAAAAGCACGCCACCGGCAAAGGCAATGCAGGCAAGACCGAGGTCATCGCGGCTATGCGTGCCCTGGGCCACCCGGTCACGGATGACAACGAGGCCGATGCCCTGGCCTTGTTGCACTGGGCCGTCGAGACGCAGGAGGCCTGACCATGAAAACACCGACACCTCACTACCGCTGCCCCCTGGGGCGCCTGCAGCCCCAGTCGCCCGATCTGGACGCGATCAAGCAAAGCGGCTGGCAGGAGCAGCGCATCCTGGTGGTGCATGCCGATGACAGCCGCCTGGACTTTCTTGAGCAGGAGATCGTTCGACGCATCGGCCAGCGTCTTTACGGAGGGTCTCGCCATGGCTAAGTGGACGATCGACGATGTGGCCTTGCGCTTCAGTCAGGCGGCCGATGTGGCCCGACGTCTGCCAGCGGCTCGAGTCCAGGGGTATTTCAATTGCTGGCCGGCGATCAAACGCGCCGAACATGAAAACTTGGGTGCGGATGACCGGCCACCGGTCTATTTCCCGCCCAGCCCGGAGTCGGTCGATCGGATGCTGGAAGTGATGCGCTGGGTGTTCTGGCTGGAAGAAGAGCAACGGCACCTGGTGTGGATGCGCGCCAAGCGCTACGGCTGGCGGGAAATCGGTATCCGCTTTGCCTGTGACCGCAGCACCGCCTGGCGACGTTGGCAGATGGCCCTGGCCAAGGTGGCGCTGCACCTCAATCTGGAAGATCGATCATGAAATTGCATGAAATCGCCAGCGACTTACAAGGTCTGCGCAGACCTGCGTAACGCTGCGGGTTGAACGCGAAATCAGGCGTGCAACATATCCGCCGGATTGGCGTAGTATTTCAGCTATCTTCTGGACAGAGGTGCGAGGCAAACGCCCACCCTGATCTGGCCACTACCTAACCCCATGAACCCGCCCTGAGCACCATGCTCTTGGCGGGTTTATCATTTCAAGGCTCCCAGACCATCGTGCAAATCGAAAACCGTCCGATCGAGGCGTTGATTCCTTACGCCCGTAACAGCCGCACGCACTCGGATGCCCAAGTAGCACAGATCGCGGCATCCATCCGCGAGTTTGGCTGGACCAACCCGGTGCTGGTCGATGGCAGCAACGGCATCATTGCTGGTCACGGCCGCGTCCTGGCGGCACGCAAGCTGGGCTTCGATCAGGTGCCGGTCATCGAACTGGCGCACCTGACCGAGTCGCAAAAGCGCGCCTATGTGCTGGCGGACAACAAGCTGGCTGAGAACGCCGGCTGGGATGATGAGTTGCTGCGCATCGAACTGGAGGCCTTGCAGGCTGCCGGGTTCGATCTGTCTCTGACAGGCTTTGCCGATGATGAACTGGCTGCTCTGATGGCCGAGTTGGCCGGCAACGAGGGGTTGACCGACGATGACGCAGTACCGGAGGTCACCGACGACCCCGTAAGCCAACCAGGGGATGTGTGGCTGCTGGGTGAGCATCGTCTGCTGTGTGGCGATGCCACGGACCCCTTGGCACTGGAGACCCTGATGGGCAGCGATCTGGCCGACATGGCGTTTACCGATCCGCCCTACAACGTCAACTACGCCAACACCGCCAAGGACAAGCAGCGCGGCACTCACCGGCCCATCCTTAATGACAACCTGGGTGAAGGCTTTGCCGGATTTCTGTCGGCGGCCTGCGCCAACCTGCTGGCCTATAGCAAGGGTGCGGTTTACATCGCCATGAGCTCCAGCGAGCTTGACACCCTGCAGCTGGCGTTTCGCGGCGCGGGTGGCAAGTGGTCCACCTTCATCATCTGGGCCAAGAACACCTTTACACTGGGTCGCGCCGACTACCAACGCCAATACGAACCCATCCTGTATGGCTGGCGTGATGGCGTCGATCACTTCTGGTGTGGTGACCGTGACCAGGGCGATGTCTGGTTCATCAACAAGCCGGTCAAGAACGATCTGCACCCGACCATGAAGCCGGTGGAACTGGTCGAGCGGGCCATTCGCAACAGCAGCAAAACGCGGGACATCGTGCTCGACCTGTTTGGCGGCTCCGGCACGACCCTGATTGCCGCCGAGAAAACTCAGCGCCGCGCACGGCTGGTGGAGCTTGATCCCAAGTACGTCGATGTGATCGTCAAGCGGTGGCAGGATTACACGGGGAAACAAGCAACACGTCTCCAAGATGGGACGTCATTCGTCGAATGCCCAGCTCAGGTGAAGAAAATGGAGATGGCTGTCAGTACAGCTGAGCCGACAAGGCAATAGATTCCGGCTCTGACCCACGATCCCGACAATCGGTTGGCAGTCGCAATGCGTTCGTCCAGTCCCCGAAAGACGTAAATATCGCCTGACTGAACTACAGATTCGATTGACGTAGAAAGCGCGTTCAGTGCAAGGCGCATCTCCGATAAAACTCGATTCAGGCTGTAGGCCAGAATGGTTCCGCCAACCAAACCCAAGATCGAAGCCAACAGCTGAATTGTTTTCGCATCCATAAAACCACCTCAAAGGTGAAAGCGTAGCCCATCGCTTGAAACTCAGTCAGTGTGGTCGATCCGGTAAACGCGTTGGCCATGGTCATCCTTGCTGGAGATCAGTGTCAGGCCCAACTTCTTCTTGAAGGCACCGGCAAAGGTGCCGCGCACCGTGTGTGGTTGCCAGCCCGTGGCCTCAACGATCTGGCTGATGGTGGCGCCTTCCGGGCGCTGGAGCATGGCGATGATCTGCGCCTGCTTGGTGTTCCCCCGGGTGCGTGGCGCGGCTTTGATCGGTTCGATCGAAGCCGTTGGCACCGCCAGTCCCAGCGTCTCGTAAGCCAGGTCAGTGACCCGGTGGGTTTTGCCATCGATTTGAATCAGGCCCTGTCGCAGCAGGCTGCCCAACACCTTGTCACGGGCACCGCCCTTGAGGTTGTCTGGAAACCAGCTCAGTAGGCCATCGGACGACTGGATGGCGGTGTTGAGAATCAGGGTCTGGGTGTCGGTC is part of the Stutzerimonas balearica DSM 6083 genome and harbors:
- a CDS encoding crossover junction endodeoxyribonuclease RuvC, with the translated sequence MNTHRQVGKISANCPPIFANWIQLADPCQLHSHVNQPLERKLASWQVGNAANLPTDANPRGYWVCADFSVGENSPSYYVGEGTVVPSPSRREIPFDGCGRDLNRRVVLALDLGTTTGWALLTREGDIAHGFASFRPQRFEGGGMRFLRFKRWLGELKTIAQDIHAVYFEEVRRHAGVDAAHVYGGLMATLTTWCEHQNIAYLGVPVGTIKKHATGKGNAGKTEVIAAMRALGHPVTDDNEADALALLHWAVETQEA
- a CDS encoding DUF6362 family protein; translation: MAKWTIDDVALRFSQAADVARRLPAARVQGYFNCWPAIKRAEHENLGADDRPPVYFPPSPESVDRMLEVMRWVFWLEEEQRHLVWMRAKRYGWREIGIRFACDRSTAWRRWQMALAKVALHLNLEDRS
- a CDS encoding DUF3489 domain-containing protein → MKLTDTQTLILNTAIQSSDGLLSWFPDNLKGGARDKVLGSLLRQGLIQIDGKTHRVTDLAYETLGLAVPTASIEPIKAAPRTRGNTKQAQIIAMLQRPEGATISQIVEATGWQPHTVRGTFAGAFKKKLGLTLISSKDDHGQRVYRIDHTD
- a CDS encoding AAA family ATPase; translated protein: MMADSIIWLDFNDAPEQRDELATDTDALRAGLLDRLEAVLNYLFPQGRVRGGKFTIGDVDGNPGKSLVVELDGPRRGLWKDFSTDEGGDVIDLWARSQGRSARSDFPRIAGEIRQWLGLPTPNITPMRRDVRSVPMDDLGAYTAKWDYLSPEGELIACVYRYDPPTGKEYRPWDVRARMWRAPDPRPLYNLPAISKAREVVLVEGEKCAAALIACGIVATTAMNGAKAPVDKTDWRPLSGKSVVIWPDRDAPGWDYAESAARACVTAGSTSVAILVPPTDKPAKWDAADAVDEGFDCAAFIAQGERRVVKAAAPSLPTFTLGELLDDNSPLPPDLISPRVLTPAGMLVFGGAPKVGKSDFLLSWLAHMAAGAAFLGMQPPRPLRVFYLQAEVQYHYLRERVKDVRLPSHRLLDARANFVATPQLRLVLDDAGLAQVIPAIAKAFGGEPPDVIAIDPIRNVFDGGDAGGENDNGAMLFFLSQRVERIRQAVNPDAGIILAHHTRKLGKKQFEEDPFQALAGAGSLRGYYSTGMLLFRPDETRTTRQLIYELRNGAGIPLKHIDKVQGEWREVDANERLVMKEYGERLDAERRRKRDAILEILFQEAANGRCYTANQFAEGFEGKAGLGGERTIRERLSALATQGYIKYFRNAADYGLPSCGRTKFGYLCVEGMALQMAIGPPDPDTGEVVMQTHLVLPTHYKCPQSGAAMPVENPEVWVYQDDLNDTQEPA
- a CDS encoding site-specific DNA-methyltransferase; amino-acid sequence: MQIENRPIEALIPYARNSRTHSDAQVAQIAASIREFGWTNPVLVDGSNGIIAGHGRVLAARKLGFDQVPVIELAHLTESQKRAYVLADNKLAENAGWDDELLRIELEALQAAGFDLSLTGFADDELAALMAELAGNEGLTDDDAVPEVTDDPVSQPGDVWLLGEHRLLCGDATDPLALETLMGSDLADMAFTDPPYNVNYANTAKDKQRGTHRPILNDNLGEGFAGFLSAACANLLAYSKGAVYIAMSSSELDTLQLAFRGAGGKWSTFIIWAKNTFTLGRADYQRQYEPILYGWRDGVDHFWCGDRDQGDVWFINKPVKNDLHPTMKPVELVERAIRNSSKTRDIVLDLFGGSGTTLIAAEKTQRRARLVELDPKYVDVIVKRWQDYTGKQATRLQDGTSFVECPAQVKKMEMAVSTAEPTRQ